In a genomic window of Lycium ferocissimum isolate CSIRO_LF1 chromosome 9, AGI_CSIRO_Lferr_CH_V1, whole genome shotgun sequence:
- the LOC132069295 gene encoding histidine decarboxylase-like, translated as MGSLSLETDFEPSAITPRGLAPHRLFSNGDYKRQKVEPPTGPRKNLQLAVMEPGLQTDGPSLDTTLVNYIDTLTQRVNFHLGYPVNICYEHYATLAPLLQFHLNNCGDPFIQNTVDFHSKDFEMAVLDWFAQLWEIEKDQYWGYVTNGGTEGNLHGILLGRELLPNGILYASKDSHYSVPKAARMYRMDLETISTSTNGEMDYSDLRKKLLQNKDKPAIINVTIGTTFKGAVDDVDIILQILKDCGYSHDMFYIHCDAALCGLMVPFINNMISFKKPIGSVTISGHKFLGCPMPCGVQITRKSYINNLSRNVEYIASVDATISGSRNGLTPIFLWYSLSAKGQIGLQNDVKRCLDNARYLKDHLQQAGISVMLNELSIIVVLERPRDHEFVRRWQLSCVKDMAHIIVMPGITRETLDNFITDLVQQRKLWYQDGKVEPPCVADDIGVQNCACTYHKIDYISP; from the exons ATGGGTAGCCTTTCACTAGAAACG GACTTTGAGCCATCGGCCATAACACCCAGAGGTTTAGCGCCACACCGTTTGTTTTCAAATGGCGATTACAAGAGACAGAAGGTGGAGCCACCTACAGGTCCAAGGAAGAACTTGCAACTTGCTGTCATGGAGCCTGGCTTGCAGACTGATGGTCCTTCCTTGGACACTACTTTAGTCAATTATATAGACACACTTACCCAACGAGTCAATTTTCAtttag GTTATCCGGTGAACATATGCTATGAGCACTATGCAACCTTAGCACCACTTTTGCAATTTCACCTAAATAATTGTGGTGATCCTTTCATCCAGAACACTGTGGATTTCCATTCAAAAGACTTCGAAATGGCTGTTTTGGATTGGTTTGCACAACTATGGGAAATTGAAAAGGATCAATATTGGGGTTATGTTACAAATGGTGGCACTGAAGGCAATCTCCATGGCATTTTGTTAGG GAGAGAGCTACTTCCTAATGGAATATTATATGCGTCAAAAGACTCTCACTACTCAGTCCCTAAAGCTGCAAGAATGTACAGAATGGACTTGGAAACAATCAGCACATCAACAAATGGGGAGATGGATTATTCAGATCTAAGAAAAAAGTTACTTCAAAATAAGGACAAGCCTGCAATTATAAATGTGACAATCG GAACTACCTTCAAAGGAgctgttgatgatgttgatattattCTTCAAATACTCAAAGATTGTGGCTATTCACATGATATGTTTTACATCCACTGTGATGCAGCACTATGTGGGCTTATGGTCCCCTTTATAAACAAT ATGATTAGTTTCAAGAAGCCAATTGGAAGTGTTACAATTTCTGGTCACAAGTTCTTAGGATGCCCAATGCCTTGTGGTGTCCAAATAACAAGAAAAAGCTACATCAATAATCTCTCGAGAAATGTGGAGTACATTGCTTCTGTGGACGCCACTATTTCTGGTAGTCGTAATGGTTTAACTCCAATTTTCTTATGGTATAGTTTGAGTGCTAAAGGTCAAATTGGCCTGCAAAATGATGTTAAAAGATGCCTCGATAATGCCAGATATTTGAAAGACCATCTACAGCAAGCAGGGATAAGTGTCATGCTAAATGAGCTTAGCATCATAGTTGTACTTGAAAGGCCTCGTGACCATGAATTTGTCCGTCGTTGGCAACTTTCATGCGTCAAAGATATGGCACATATTATTGTTATGCCAGGCATCACCCGAGAAACGCTTGACAATTTCATCACTGATCTAGTACAACAAAGAAAACTATGGTACCAAGACGGAAAAGTCGAGCCTCCTTGTGTTGCAGATGATATTGGTGTTCAAAATTGTGCATGCACTTATCATAAGATTGACTACATTAGTCCTTAG
- the LOC132069297 gene encoding tyramine N-feruloyltransferase 4/11-like: MASVISETITTNSSPENNVTITEKIYTRVRLATKADLSHIYQLFYEIHVYHNFTHLYKATESSLADLLFKENPLPLFYGPSVLLLEVSPTPFTESRHTTDEGFKPVLTKFDLKFPVVEGQAEEFRSKYDDGNHKSDAFIAGYAFFYANYSCFNDKPGFYFESLYFRESYRKLGMGKLLFGTVSTIAANNGFVSVDGIVAVWNKKSYDFYINMGVEIFDEFRYGKLHGEALQKYADKEKNDDASC, translated from the coding sequence ATGGCTTCAGTTATATCTGAAACAATAACCACCAATTCCTCACCGGAAAACAACGTTACGATCACCGAAAAAATATACACAAGAGTCCGTCTTGCTACGAAGGCTGATCTGTCCCATATATACCAACTATTTTACGAAATCCATGTATACCACAACTTCACTCATTTGTACAAAGCAACCGAATCCTCCTTAGCGGACTTGCTCTTTAAAGAAAACCCTCTTCCTCTTTTCTACGGCCCATCCGTGCTTCTACTCGAAGTATCCCCAACCCCTTTTACCGAATCCAGGCATACCACGGACGAAGGGTTCAAGCCCGTCCTTACAAAGTTCGACCTTAAATTCCCCGTTGTTGAAGGACAGGCGGAGGAATTCAGGTCCAAATATGATGATGGGAACCATAAGAGTGATGCTTTTATTGCAGGATATGCTTTCTTTTACGCGAATTACTCCTGCTTCAATGACAAACCTGGATTCTATTTTGAGAGCCTTTACTTTAGGGAAAGTTACAGAAAGTTGGGAATGGGGAAATTGTTGTTCGGAACTGTTTCAACCATTGCTGCGAACAATGGCTTCGTTTCCGTAGATGGAATAGTTGCAGTTTGGAATAagaagtcttatgatttttacATAAATATGGGAGTTGAAATATTTGATGAGTTTAGGTATGGGAAGTTACATGGTGAAGCTCTTCAAAAGTATGCTGATAAGGAGAAAAATGATGACGCAAGCtgttaa
- the LOC132069296 gene encoding histidine decarboxylase-like, with product MGSLSFEMEFEPSAITPRGLTPHRLFPNGDYKRQKVTPPAGPRKNLQLEVMEPSLQSDGPSLDSIVVNYLDTLTQRVNFHLGYPVNICYEHYATLAPLLQFHLNNCGDPFIQNTVDFHSKDFEMAVLDWFAQLWEIEKDQYWGYVTNGGTEGNLHGILNGRELLPDGILYASKDSHYSVPKAARMYRMDLETINTSVYGEMDYSDLRAKLLQNKGKPAIINVTIGTTFKGAVDDLDVILQTLKDCGYSQDMFYIHCDAALCGLMFPFINNMISFKKPIGSVTISGHKFLGCPMPCGVQITRKSYINNLSRNVEYIASVDATISGSRNGLTPIFLWYSLSAKGKIGLQKDVTRCLDNARYLKDRLQLAGISAMLNELSIIVVLERPHDHEFVRRWQLSCVKDMAHIIVMPGITRETLDDFITDLVQQRKLWYQYGKAEPPCIADDIGVQNCACSYHKIDYISP from the exons ATGGGTAGCCTCTCCTTTGAAATG GAATTTGAACCATCGGCCATAACACCTAGAGGTTTAACGCCACACCGTTTGTTTCCGAATGGCGATTACAAAAGACAGAAGGTGACACCACCTGCAGGCCCAAGGAAGAACTTGCAGCTTGAAGTCATGGAGCCTAGCTTGCAGAGTGATGGTCCCTCCTTGGACTCAATTGTGGTCAATTATTTAGACACGCTTACCCAACGAGTCAATTTTCATTtag GTTATCCGGTGAACATATGCTATGAGCACTATGCAACTTTAGCACCACTTTTGCAATTTCACCTAAATAATTGTGGTGATCCTTTCATTCAGAACACTGTggattttcattcaaaagacTTCGAAATGGCTGTTTTGGATTGGTTTGCCCAATTATGGGAAATCGAAAAGGACCAATATTGGGGTTATGTTACTAATGGTGGCACTGAAGGCAATCTCCATGGTATTTTGAATGG GAGAGAGCTACTCCCTGATGGAATATTATATGCGTCAAAAGACTCTCACTACTCAGTCCCCAAAGCTGCAAGAATGTATAGAATGGATTTGGAAACGATCAACACATCAGTATATGGGGAGATGGATTATTCAGATTTAAGAGCAAAGTTGCTCCAAAATAAGGGCAAACCAGCAATTATAAATGTCACAATTG GAACTACCTTCAAAGGAGCTGTTGATgaccttgatgttattcttcaaaCCCTCAAAGATTGTGGCTATTCACAGGATATGTTTTACATCCACTGTGATGCAGCACTATGTGGGCTTATGTTCCCCTTTATAAACAAT ATGATTAGTTTCAAGAAGCCAATTGGAAGTGTCACAATTTCTGGTCACAAGTTTTTAGGATGCCCAATGCCTTGTGGTGTCCAAATAACAAGAAAAAGCTACATCAATAATCTCTCAAGAAATGTGGAGTACATTGCttctgtagatgctactatttCTGGTAGTCGTAATGGCTTAACTCCAATTTTCTTGTGGTATAGTTTGAGCGCTAAAGGTAAAATTGGCCTACAAAAAGATGTTACAAGATGTCTCGACAATGCCAGATACTTGAAAGATCGCCTTCAGCTGGCAGGGATAAGTGCCATGCTAAATGAGCTTAGCATCATAGTCGTACTTGAAAGGCCTCATGACCATGAATTTGTCCGTCGTTGGCAACTTTCATGCGTCAAAGATATGGCACATATTATTGTTATGCCAGGCATCACCCGAGAAACGCTTGATGATTTCATCACTGATCTAGTGCAACAAAGAAAACTGTGGTACCAATACGGGAAAGCCGAGCCTCCTTGTATTGCAGATGATATTGGTGTTCAAAATTGTGCATGCTCTTATCATAAGATTGACTACATTAGTCCTTAG